The proteins below are encoded in one region of Edaphobacter bradus:
- the folE gene encoding GTP cyclohydrolase I FolE produces MAGTKATLENAPLSEIPTQDIYRELLFRIGEDPNRDGLLRTPERMEKSLAFLTRGYAQDVNTVLHDALFDVDYDEMVIVKDVEFFSMCEHHLLPFFGKAHVAYIPNGKVIGLSKIPRLVDVFSRRLQVQERLTRQICDAITEAINPQGVAIILEAQHLCMMMRGVEKQHSFTVTSAMCGVFKTQLQTRNEFLSLVRRNGS; encoded by the coding sequence ATGGCCGGCACGAAGGCTACCCTCGAAAACGCACCGCTCTCCGAGATACCAACGCAGGATATCTACCGCGAACTCCTCTTCCGCATCGGCGAAGACCCCAACCGCGACGGCCTGCTCCGCACACCGGAGCGCATGGAAAAGTCCCTGGCCTTCCTCACGCGCGGCTATGCTCAGGACGTCAACACCGTGCTCCACGACGCGCTCTTCGACGTGGACTACGACGAGATGGTCATCGTCAAAGACGTGGAGTTCTTCTCCATGTGCGAGCACCACCTGCTTCCCTTCTTCGGCAAAGCACACGTTGCCTACATCCCGAACGGCAAGGTGATCGGCCTGAGCAAGATTCCCCGGCTCGTCGACGTCTTTTCGCGACGGCTGCAGGTGCAGGAGCGGCTGACACGTCAGATCTGCGATGCCATCACCGAGGCCATCAACCCGCAGGGTGTCGCCATAATCCTCGAAGCGCAACACCTGTGCATGATGATGCGCGGCGTCGAAAAGCAGCATTCCTTCACCGTAACCTCGGCGATGTGCGGCGTCTTCAAGACCCAGTTGCAGACACGCAACGAGTTCCTCTCGCTGGTGCGGCGCAACGGCAGCTAG
- a CDS encoding 6-carboxytetrahydropterin synthase, with amino-acid sequence MKAYLTRRYHFSASHRLHTEAYDAAKNRALFGKCNNPHGHGHNYTVQVTLSGQVDPVTGMVCDLADLDAFARTNLHDRFDHTNLNTLDCFADKVSTTENLSIEIYRIFQNFAAAHLEQVHIEETPNNSFDYAGDRTPAAGTL; translated from the coding sequence ATGAAGGCCTACCTCACTCGCCGCTATCACTTCAGCGCCTCGCACCGCCTGCACACTGAAGCCTACGACGCGGCGAAGAACCGCGCGCTCTTCGGCAAGTGCAACAACCCTCACGGACATGGCCACAACTACACCGTGCAGGTCACGCTGAGCGGACAAGTCGACCCGGTGACAGGAATGGTCTGCGACCTCGCCGATCTCGATGCGTTCGCACGAACCAATCTGCACGACCGTTTCGATCACACCAATCTGAACACACTCGACTGTTTTGCAGATAAGGTCTCCACGACGGAGAATCTATCCATAGAGATCTACCGCATCTTTCAGAACTTCGCCGCCGCCCATCTTGAGCAGGTTCACATCGAAGAGACACCCAACAACTCCTTCGACTACGCCGGCGACAGGACTCCAGCGGCAGGCACTCTTTAG
- a CDS encoding 6-pyruvoyl trahydropterin synthase family protein encodes MILLTRKAEFSSSHYYWVDSWSKEENHRVFGKCANRNGHGHNYTLEVTVAGDVDPVSGFVVDLKQLKDILEREVVSVYDHRHLNLEVPEFKTSIPTTENIAIAIWHRLDGKIPNAKLHRVRVYEMPDLFADFYGESA; translated from the coding sequence ATGATCCTTCTTACCCGCAAAGCCGAATTCTCCTCATCACACTACTACTGGGTCGATTCCTGGTCCAAGGAGGAGAACCACCGCGTCTTCGGCAAGTGCGCCAACCGCAATGGACACGGTCACAACTACACGCTCGAGGTCACGGTCGCCGGTGACGTCGATCCGGTCTCAGGCTTCGTCGTCGACCTCAAGCAGCTCAAGGACATCCTCGAGCGCGAGGTCGTCAGCGTCTACGATCATCGGCACCTTAACCTCGAAGTCCCCGAGTTTAAGACCAGCATCCCGACGACGGAGAACATCGCCATCGCCATCTGGCACCGCCTCGACGGCAAGATCCCCAACGCGAAGCTGCACCGCGTGCGTGTCTACGAGATGCCCGATCTCTTCGCCGACTTCTACGGAGAGAGCGCATGA